A portion of the Chelmon rostratus isolate fCheRos1 chromosome 15, fCheRos1.pri, whole genome shotgun sequence genome contains these proteins:
- the LOC121618845 gene encoding cocaine- and amphetamine-regulated transcript protein-like, whose translation MVSARAFLLAATCCCAYLWLARAEDSSLETRSLDFPLKTQQEKDLIDALQEVLEKLRSKEMPLEKKLGWLPSCDAGEPCAVRKGARIGTLCSCPRGTSCNFYVLKCL comes from the exons ATGGTCAGCGCCCGAGCTTTTCTCCTCGCGGCCACCTGCTGCTGCGCCTACCTGTGGCTCGCCCGTGCGGAGGACTCCTCCCTGGAGACGCGCTCCTTGGATTTCCCGCTGAAGACCCAACAGGAGAAAGACCTG ATCGACGCTTTGCAAGAAGTTTTGGAGAAGCTGAGGAGCAAAGAGATGCCCTTAGAGAAAAAGCTCGGCTGGCTGCCTTCG TGTGACGCAGGGGAGCCGTGCGCCGTGCGTAAAGGCGCGCGGATTGGCACGCTGTGCAGCTGTCCGCGAGGGACCTCCTGTAACTTCTACGTTCTCAAATGTTTGTGA